The sequence below is a genomic window from Uranotaenia lowii strain MFRU-FL chromosome 2, ASM2978415v1, whole genome shotgun sequence.
tacaaaattttaacaaaataattgtttgagtaattgaactttgtattaaaaatttcacaaaatataacttgaagatctttttttatcactttaaaatgttccttacatgggaaaattatgaaaaaaatatttgttccaatgtatcaatcgttcgagcgtaaaatgaacttcattatgccatatttttaaagcaatggaaaactcttaacttttttcaggaaaagttttctaaaatgttgattatgggtacaattgatcccctagagttgggtacaattgatcccccttccaaacggcatattcttcttctgaattgatcgttatgattgttgattacgaaattactaatgtttatccgaaaactaatatttatcaaacaattgtctgaagaatagagcaaaaataattaactttctcttaattataaaaaaatagcgcctttaagtatgcaatgtcattagcGTTGGTTGAGACAAAGTTGGAGAATTTTCTTcgtatgtctgctataaattgtcaaatgagaaaaaacatgaccaaaatagtcaattaacattctatcttggggttttgtttgatttttatacaaggattagggcttcctgaataaaagatcaagtctccttcaataggggatcaagtctcccctaacttcagaaaaatcgcaatttttttactcccacgaaaatgcttctagttcatcaacggatTCAAGTACCGTTCTaatatttggagcatagaaacttgaagttacaagttgtcagaaaatgtcaaagacggcgaattgctaaatttttccaaaaagatatggtgaaaataagaaaaggggatcaagtatccccactctcccctatttgaaaaaataaggtTGCCTGTTGCCCGCATAAATAAGGATCgtaaccaaacgatttcttaaatagTCAAACGATGATTTGATGAGGCGTAAAAAAACGCTTAGCAAACGATTATATGAACTGTGAAATAAATTgcttgaatcgtgaattccgaattgattgtattttgaatatgttgTTAGGTaatgtaattgttaaaaactgttaaagcaCTTATATGGAGGAACTGTTCATCAAACAGTTGAGATAACGGCCAAAAATCGCTCATGTAAACATATTTCGCACTTCAAACTGTAATTGTTAAAGTAATTCTTGAAGTACGCTGTTAAAGAGACATTCAAGGTTGAAGTCGTGAAAAGATTTGTCTTAACGTTCTACTACGCTATGCGTACGTTATTTGGAATCGTTCGTGAATACCAGGAATTTTCGGATTGAAAGTGAAAGAACCAATAATTCTAGATATTTATGATTTATTCATTAATTATCCATAAATCCATacctttaatgtttaaatgtttataaaatttaatcctCCATCCAGTTCGAAGAACTCTTACGGCTTTCCGGCTACTCCGAATAATGTGGTAACAGCTGGAATCCATAACCTGGAATATGcgaaaaatgaaataagttctaatattctgtaaattttctcttttctgtTCTGCTAACTGGCCTagtactgttgattttttttaagaactcaATCCACCTACCTGTTATTAACAGCAATCCGATGTTCCCACGGCGGCTTAGTGGTGAAATTTTCCCGGGCATCGTCGCTGCCCTTGCCGGAAGTTTCGATACTTTCATGAGCCTCATGGCTCCGTAGTTGAAGTGTTGAGCTGCTGAATGGCTGGAGGAAGGAAACTGGTGTTCCTTTTTAATCTTCGGAATGATGACCTTCGTAGTCCTCCGATCCATTTTTTTCGCAGGATCCCCGAcgagatgcaaaaaaaaaaaacaaagcaacaATTGAAAAACAACACGCGCGCGAACGACATCAAACAGTGGTGCCAAGTATgaggatttttcaaaatttagattttttaatattcctatgttagtacaaattttaatatgatttgagagaaaataatttctgATATTAACAACCATAACTTATTTACCAACAATGTCAACTGCATCAataagaaaattacaaataaattcgaatcaatatttatatttgtaatgaattatttattatgatttttttatgaatcataGAACtatagtaaaatatttttagattacATAAACAAATAGACTATCTGATTTCTCCCACAGTAATTCGTTAATACTGGGCTTCTTGTTTATAGTCTCTTCAGTAAAACGATAAAATTTGACTTAATTAACATTTAGTAGAACAAAATAGTCAAATACTAGTGACATTGAAATTTGGCAGCTCTGACTCTGcttttcggtcatttttgacGTGGAGTTTGACGTAAAGATGAACGCTGCGGGTAACAGTTGCTGATCATTTTAACGATTAGTGATAAAATTGAAGTATCGTCCATACTATTGATTCACCTTTCCAGATTTCATCACTTTTTCACATGAACGTTCTTGTTTCGTTCTTATCATTATCGAAGTAAAGTTCAATATAACAGCTACATTAATAgagacgatcactttttctggaGCAGTAGATGTATTGTTTAGACTGTTGGAGATACAGTTTTTGAGTATGCGGGTGTTCATTTAAACCAGGAATTTAGtagttttactatgcttttttttgtgtgtaggtATTGTTGTAATTCGTGGCTCCACATCCAACAAGAAGCATTATCACTGCAGAACAGCGTAAACAGTAATGGACCCAAATTACTGCCTTATGGTACCCTTAAAATTCGAATGAAGTCGGTTGATTCAGCGGAGCCAATTCTGACAGCTAAACGACGGTTTGTATAGGAATGGGgagaatgatattttttgatcaaattttctgcgttagacagatcaactatcacactattatcgcacaaaatttaagctttctggagtttgtgtggcctgagatacagtaattctacgaaactcagagtttttggacttttaccattcaaactgcaatatttcagaaactacgcaatattttttattgaaatgttgcggagtgattgttgaaatataaagctagcatatcaaaagttacgtgaggtacaatatttttttaggttcatgcctgaaatagtgtacctcgcgtaacttttgattccatcaatagaacttttcaaaaacttcagacatgctattttaatatttcaacaatcactctgcaaaattctAGTAAAAAATATTGCGTAGTTTCCGAAATATTCCAGTTTGaatggcaaaagtccaaaaagtctgattttcgtagaattactgtatctaaGGCCACAGAAACTCCAGACAGCTTAAATTTTGTGagataatagtgtgatagttgctctatctaacgcagaaaatttgatcaaaaaatatcatcagtgCACGTGCTCCCCATtcctatacaattatgaacggtactgtacatatATACATACATTTATATTGATTTCTACATTCAATTTTGGAAGTCTGTAAAAACATTGTACTCTGACCAAAAATCAGGGCTAAGATACAGACAGCTTTTTTAAAACAAGGTTTTGTTCTGTTTGGTAAAGCTGGTAAAcattttatgtattttgaaatgtattcattaaaattacaaagaaaagtgaCAAACATGTAAACGACTAAAAGGACTTTTTCGATTattccttaaaaataaaatgttatatGGCTTTTTATCAGATTTACTGTGACGTTTGTAAGGTTAAATGTTGAATTGGAATCAAACAAATCCTTCACTATTGAACCATTATACAGAATTTTCGACCCAATCACAAGTTACACAACACAACAAGGCTTGCGTaacattgaaagaaaaaaaacccgataATTAATTGGATACTGATCGAATCTTTCAATTTCCAATTGGCGATAACTCTAAACCATTGTTCGGGCAGACACCATCTGCCGAGTTTACCGGAATGTTTGCATACAATTTTTCCTAATCTAACGGATACCTTGATGTAAGCACTGCACTGCCAGATCAATCGGCGGCTGTTTGGCGATGCTCGAGGCATCGGAAATTTATTTTCGAGCAAAAAGCAGTGAAAAACATATGTTCCGTTGCCCGGTGCCAAGTGATTAATCTTTCCGGTACTAATCGACCGCATGATTTGCTCATATGCGCTGCAAATGTGGTTTCTAAGTTTCCCATTTATGGATTGCCTTTTGATACGGTGATTATCTAAACTGTATTCGTAGTAAGCAGtctaaaacttatatcaaaCGTTAAGGCGctctaaaatgtttttttttatcttaaactgCAAATTACCCAATGCGtagtagctttttttttaactaggctcaaatgaaataaataaaataaaataaatattatgaaataaaaaaaagtatgactTCACGTTTCTAAGCGAAAGAAGAACATCGGAAAGCACACCCTACTTATTAATCTATTTCCTCACTATCATTCATGTTGAATTTTCTCACTGAGGCGTCTTTGCCAGAAGAACACATTTCACATCTTCATCTGCACAGAATACATTTTATAATCTATTCTTTTATCAcagaagaaaatgtaaaataatttcCCAAACTGCAATGGTcaattttatacacattcacaGCACAGAGCCTCAGGTGTTTGGCCAACGCCTTACGTTTTGCTCTACTGTGTGATCGCATTTCTGCCAATGTTTCTCATATGTTTTACAAGTTATTCTTCTATGCTGAGCGGCATGTTTCGTCAATATTGTTTGTTGGGTGTTTTTCTTCAGTCATCCCCACTTAGTCACTCTAGCTCTCATATAGACACGATCCCTCGGCCTGGGTCCAATTTGGAGCCTCGGCTTCCAAATGACTTTCGTTGTTTTCTTCTGCCCACAGCCCACGACAAAGACCGCGACAATGCCGTTTGGAGGCCAttgtaaatatttatcataattttcgtCTTTGCCAGTGACGATGTTCACTGGCTTATTGTtttgtttctgttctgtttttcAGTGCGATGAACTGCACCAACCGCGTTATCCAAGTTTTGGCGGCATTGTTACACAATTGACAGGCGCAGCGCATCGTAAACCGAGTTCGTTTTGAGCATAGTTATGAAATCTGAACACCACGTTTTTTATACGATTAGATCGTTAGAATGTGTCATGTGGTTCATATAGCGCTCTGGgtttatttgttgtttttcattttacatGAACAACACCCATTTTTTAAGCACCCtctaaactttgaaaataattatcataatattttcagttttaacCCAGTTTCGTATGCACCTATTCATCTCttaatttaacttgaaaaaataattacatgGCGATGAACCTAAACATAATCCTGCGTGAAACATTTCTCAGCGATTAGTTTTCTGTGGGCCACACTAATCCTGCGCTTGTAGTTTGCACTAATTACGACCGATAAAAGACCGGCCGCCGACGCCCAAAAGAACCATGTGCTTAGCCAAGAGAGCAATTGAAACTTCAACGGCCGTTAAGTGGGTTAATGAAATGCTGTTACACTTATCACAACTTCCACCTAAGCCTCCTGAGGCTCCTCTCACTAAGCTGTGTGAGGCGAGCGATCCGAACAACTGCACCGGATAATGTTTACACATATCGAATCTGGCTGTCGATTAAGAAATCATAACGTTGCTATGTTTTGAGATTAAATAGGATTGGTATCTACCTCTACTAGCTAAAGTCTACGCGTCTCAATCGACAATGTTCAACAATGTAGCGGAAGATTATGAATCTCTCTACTCATGTATCGAATCGATTGTTTGTCGGCTTATAGGGCTATAATTGTAAAATCCGGAAAgcaatattaaaaacaaatttgatttttttttaaataaaagttcatgaatagaaatataaacaaaaattgaaatgaaaatttaaaattttaattctgaaaataaataaattttatcgttttattgatcaatttaaagggtgatacgatcaaaaaTTGGTTTACCGGAaaaatcaacttgacgtatttctttcaattttgcatttaaaaaacctgaacacccctcattttgaaggtgtgtgtgtgtgtagaatgttgctcctattcagacttgtaaaccatcgacattttctctgacagtcgcacagcctgcttttatcagtttcattgttcgtgccatcaaacgaatgcgaccgaaaacttgccgaacagtcgactaccatcaaacgaaacgacattcattcttctttgtgtgattgtcgaacgaaatgtCGTGTCTTTGGTACACGAGAgcgataatttgatggtcaaacgaccatcattcccgacagtttacgacatcgcctatctttttcacgcagcagaacttacagacttaataagcaaatgcaatcttttctattcactccctgctgttgaaaaaaaattcgccactctgcagcgccgggttatgtttggatgtgttgaaagtcaaacgactaaccacaaaaaagatcaatatttcatttgacatttttttgttctccgatcaaacgattgcgctctccacgattgtcacgaacgatgtgtgatggtagtctccggaaaaattcaaacgatggtgaccacttacaagcctgcTCCTATTTTGagtttggaattcactcttcagttgtcaaaatgccgtccaaggaagaagagcagtgtatcaaaattttgctcgcgcatcgcgaaaatccgagctactcgcacgcaaagctggcaaatcgctaaaagttgccaaatcaaccgttacaaatgtaattaaagggtttggggaacgtttgtcgacagccaggaagtctggatcggaaacgaaaaccggaagccgctgagacgacaaagagagttatcggtagtttcaagcgaaaccctaacctccctctccgagatgccgcaaataagctgggtgtatcgtctacaaccgtgcatcgagccaaaaaacaagccggactatcgacttacaagaaggtagtgagtgactccaaatcgcgatgataaacaaaatacgacggccaaagcgcgatcccggagactgtacacgacgatgctgacgaagtttgactgcgtggtaatggatgacgaaacctacgtcaaagccgactacaagcagcttccgggacaggagtttatacggcaaaaggaaggtgTTGGGGTCCGGAATGGGCCAATACCTGGGTTCCTTGCTCGTCTGGTCACCCCTTGCAGGTCGGTGTCAGGTCGTTGACCTCAAGCCAAACTCGTGATCGTCAAcggaataaagcttagttcttttagaaatgggacagttacgaatgcctgtatctaaaaaaccattcgtttaaacgaaatactttctttgaagaaaaataaggtaatgttatgatcttttatggaaaaatttgaaaaaaaatatttaccgtttttggttaaagaaatttctactttattcttggtatctcccattggccggcgcacacttttttcagtcatggtattgatcagtttctccaacttatacttcgtaaaatctatatttcaggtggcttcaccctccttcttcaatttttgatactttttggtccaatacttctctggaaactggaaactggaagcattttagtggatacagttgttccgaaatgaacaaatttgattatttttgaccacatttttgtacgtttttttttcggtaccggttttacagcttaagcgctttggaactatcaaaaaatatatgtttgaggttggatttcaatgagtcatcactaggcaacactatcagcttatcggagaaaattgttttggacatttcagcgatctacccttagtttttcgtttattaaaaattaaaaatgctggtatgagacttgacttccttgatgacccttaaccgttgttgccgatcatgtgcttcactccaatgcttgatttgaactttgtggacattatttacagtgtttgcatacttatccaccacaaaaactcagtaattctttgaataatcaacggttttttcagctatcaatttgataatgacgtattttaaaggaaactgtgcaaaataatttttttctttttctcttgcatcgtacatatctcaaaaaacgcgtaaagtttaaattttgaaaaaaataggtcgaatagtattttttacaggcaacaaaatgctgtcaaagtttttaatatccaataactagttaacgagctattagcaaatgaaaatgtcccatttctaaaagaactaagctttaccaaGTGTCGTTATTCAGACTCGGAGATGCCCTTTTGATTCGGATTTTTGCGGAACAGATAAAAAACACTCGCGGATTCAACTTACTGCACATATATTAGGATTTAGgcttaaaaatacaatttatacTTATAACTAATTGCAAGCAGTTTGGGTACGGTTCACAAGCGATCGCATCAACATGCGACTTAGGTATTCGGGAGTGGATGCTCAACTGGTCGGTGATGGCAAGATCAATTGTGTGCAGGTCTCCAGATTGAACTCGGATATTGcgatgtttttcagacaatggACCACTCTCTTATCAGCTGTTATCTCAGCCTTGGTGATCACCGATGATGACTTTTACTGACGATGATGGTGCCTATTGTCATAGGTAGAAAGAGATTCACATAGGACTCAAGATTAGATCATCCCCAGAGCGAGTTCTCCGTACGTGGTCACCAAGCAATTTTATTCATCTCCGGCTCAATGTTATGCTACCACAGTGGTTCCTAAACTAAACATCCTCACCCACCCAGAAATCAAACATGCAtttctgaatttattttattcaagaaTAGTGAGGATCAGTTGGTGTACTTTGGTAACTTGTATTGCAAAATAACTCTGGATAAAATTGACATGATCTTCAGACACAAACCATTAATTCTGCCTTCGCAGACACATCCCTTAGGATAAACTGACATTGATCTGACTCCAAATTTTAAGTCTGATATGATTCTCTGAAAAATTCTCATAATGCTGACTGGTAATCTGACACAAACATTCCATCATACAGGTTTCTCTGACATAATCATTTCGCAAGAATTCAGACATAACTTCAATTATTCTCCATCTCAACTTCAGAACtctgatttgaattttcattcgaaTCTGGCATAGGTAATAAACACAATTTCTCAACAGGGCGCTTTTTCAGCCCTGATTCCGTTTTTAATGTGACTACTCGAACCACACCATCTTGTCCTGGATGAAGCTCTACAATTCTACCCATTTTCCATCGACATGGGGAAACATTTTCATCCTTAATGATAACCAAACGACCCAGGTCAACCGACACTGAAGGTTTCCACCGTTTTGTTCTGGCTTGTAGTTGGCACAGATATTCTCTACGCCACCGTTTCCATattaattgcaaatttttctgcATCAACTGAACTTGATTAAGCCGGTTATCTGatattttcaaatagttttcatCTGGCATGGACTGTAGGGATTCTCCAATAATAAAATGACCGGGTGTCAACGGATCCAAATCATTTGGATCGTTCGAAAGTGGTGTAATTGGTCGCGAATTTAAACACGCTTCGACCTGAACCAGAAGCGTCGCGAAATCTTCTGTGCTGACAGGGTTTTCGCCGATTACCCTTAGAATGTGCTTTTTTGCGGAACGCACCGCTGCCTCCCACAAACCTCCAAAATGTGGAGCGCCGGGTGGATTGAAATGCCACCTAATTCCTTCGCTGCCACATTCTTTGAACATTCGTTCCCGATGGGTCTGACACTTCAACAGACGAAACAATTCAACCATTTGGTTCCTTGCGCCCACAAAGTTCGTACCGTTGTCCGAAAATATCTCTGAGCACCTTCCTCTTCTTCCGACAAATCTACGTAATGCCTGTATGAACCGTTCTGTAGATAGGTCTGATACCAGCTCAAGATGCACCGCTTTAGTGGACATGCATACAAAAACAGCAACGTACGCCTTAACCACTGGGCGTCTGGGGGCCGGGCGAATGTATACTGGACCAAAATAGTCCACTCCTGTTCTAAGGAATGCACGCGAAACCGTTACGCGTGAAGCTGGTAGTTCTGACATAAACTGTTGAATCGGTGTGGGACGAGCCCTGAAGCAGGTGTGACATTTTTGTACAATCTGACGAGCCACGCTCCTGCCACCCAAGGGCCAAAATTTCAATCTAACAGTAGCTAAAAGCAGCTGAGGACCAGCGTGTAATAATCGACGATGGAAGTGCTCTAATATTAGCCGAGTAAAATTGTGACGAGCTGGCAAGACAACCGGGTGTTTTGCAGTTTCTGATTCAGACGAATTACTCAATCTACCACCAATTCTCAACAAACCATCGGAGAATATTTTGGGATTGAACCATCTTAGTTTAGATTGTCTTGAAACACATTCGCCCTTAGACAAAACTCTCAACTCATCAGCGAAACACTCTTTTTGGACACACTTGACTAAAGCTCTTTCTGCTTCTTCCATCTCAGCTGACTGTAGGAAAGCTTGAAATTTAGCTTGACGTTTGGATGTTAACAGCTTTTTCAACCTCAACAAATAGGCTGTACCTCTGACCATCTTAGTGTAATCGGAATACAAACTAAAATACCAACGATTGAAATCTGACTCATGCTCTGAATTGTTTGTTGCTAATGCTGTGACTGTAGTTCGACGCCTTTCTTCATCACCAATTTCCGCCAAGTGGTTAGTCGGTAGTTCTGGCCAGTTTTCCTTGTCTAGCGTCAACCAACAAGGACCTTCCCACCACAGGCGATTTTGACCAATCTCTGCCGGTGGAATACCCCGAGAAATAAGATCTGATGGATTGTCAACGCCTGGGACATGCCTCCATTCAAACCCTTCCGTGAGTTGTTGTATTTTGGCAACTCGATTTGCCACATAGGTAGTCCAAGTAGATGGAACAGCCTGTAACCATCGCCACACGCATGTTGAATCTGTCCAAAAGTAAACTGGGCAATCAAATTTCATAGAATCCTTTACGAAACTGAATAGTTCAGCCGTTAGCAGAGCACCACACAACTCTAGGCGGGGAATCGATTGACTTGCAAGCGGAGCTACCCTCGATTTTGCCgacaacaaacaaattttaacctCTCCATCAGAGTTAATGCTTTTAAGGTAAACGCAACCACCATATGCTTTCTCCGAAGCATCTGAAAAACAGTGAATCTCCTTGTGAATGGCTCCTGGGATAATGTTGCACCGTTCAATACGAATTTCGTTTAGTGTACCTAGTTGTTCGTAGTACTTCAGCCAATCCTCACCCACCGTTGGAGGTAATGGCTTATCCCAGTCCAATCTTTGGTCATCATTATTCCGCAAGGTCCACAACTGCTGCATGAATATTTTTGCAGTTGTTATTGCAGCACCTAGGAGTCCCAACGGGTCGAAGAGCGTTGCAATTACCGACAGCACCTTCCGTTTAGTTAGAACCGTGGATTTTGGAATTTCGGAAATGTTAAAATGATACATGAAGACATCAGATTTCGGCAACCAAGTGAGTCCAAGGACCTTCATCGAGGGATCTATGTCCGACCCGTCTGAAGCTTCTTTAATGGCTACACTCTCTTGTGGTAGTCCTTGCAGGACCTCTAAACAATTTGATGCGAATTTTCGCAACCGAAACCCTCCAGCTCTTGCAGCTTTATCCAACTGAACTCGCAGTTCGAGGGCTGCATTTGCATCTTCTGCACCTGATACTACATCGTCCATGTACGTATCTTCCGAAAATACCTTTGATGCCAAGGGAAACCTCTCCCCTTCATCCAATGCTAACTGCTTCAAGgtgcgtgttgccaaaaacggaGCAGGTTTGGTGCCGTATGTTACCGTCTTCAGCTCAAACGTCTTGACTGGCTCCGATGGGGACCTTCTCCATAAAATCGACTGTAGTGGACGATCTTCTCTTGTTATGTTGATTTGGCGAAACATTTTCTCAACATCTGCGACGACCATAATCTGACACATTCGACAGCGGAGTATAATTGCCCGAAGATCGTCCTGGATTACTGGACCTGTTAGTAATCCATCATTCAGTGAGACTCCAGTAGTTGTTTTGCACGAAGCATCGAATACAACACGCAATTTAGTAGTCGTACTATCCTCCTTTTCCACCGGGTGGTGTGGTAAAAAACAACGTTTGATATCAGAAGCTTCCTCAACTTCTTCCATGTGACCTAGCTGTATGTACTCGTCCATGAACTTAGTATACAGCTCCCGCAATTCCGCGTTTCGAGCTAGCCTACGCTCAGTTGCACCCAGACGCCGTAGTGCTATTTCCTGTGAGTCGCCCAATTTAGGAAAAACCTCCTCATTCCTAGGAAGAGAGACCGTGTACCTTCCATTACTGTCTCTCTGTAccgttttctggaaaatttcctcGCAATGCCTTTCCTCCCGTGAGTATAGGTTTTCCGAACCCAGCTCCTCACAAGCCCAAAACCGAGCGACAAGAGTTTCAAGAGACTCTGTTGATGAAACATTGCAAGCAATCCGTGCTGATGTACATTGCGATAAACCTCCAGAAACGACCCAACCAAAAACTGACTCCGTAAGTGTTGGTAATTGATCACCGATGGAAATCCGCTTTCCCGTTTCGAAGAAGTCGAAAAACGATTCAATTCCCAACACTAAATCCACCACCTTCGACTCGAAAAATGCTGGATCCGCCAATTCAATTCCATCTGGGAATGACCATTCATCCGTTGATACCGTAGCAGTGGGAAGATCAACAGTTACTCTGGGTAGGACCAGGAATTCCATTTCTTTACAGTAGCTGTTCACTCTCGAGCGCACCACCGCTTGAACCTTTTGCTTAACTCTTGTAGATGTCTGACCAATTCCAAGTATCGTAACATCTACCCTTTTCCGACTCATCGTCAAACGCTGACTCAATCGTTCCGATATGAAATTGCCTTCTGACCCCGAATCAAGCAGCGCTCGAGCTGGATATCTGTTTCCCAATTCATCTTCCAAGAGAACCACCGCAGTTGCTAAGAGAACCCGACCGTTAGCCATTTGTTCAACACCCGATGATAAGCATGTTGATGAAGCTGGGTTAGAAACCCGAAATGATGACTCTCCTCGCAATTGATCACTCTTAGAAGTGCCATTGGTTTCGCCTGACCTCGACGATTCCGGATTTTCTCCTGCCTTGCCCTTGAAACACACCAGTGTGTGATGGCGTCCTCCGCAATTCCGACACGAAAACTTAGACTGACATTCCCGAGCCATATGGGAAGTTCTAAAGCAGTTCCGACataatgaatttgttttcaaaaccgAATCTCTATCCGTAACCGACAATTTCAAAAACCTCGGACACTGATGCAAGGGATGCTGGGATTTACAAACAACACATTTATTCCCTGAATAAT
It includes:
- the LOC129742600 gene encoding uncharacterized protein LOC129742600 yields the protein MPTVKAVKDPKNPSLKFLTVKLKEIQLSFADVWEFVETFQEDATYAQVSVRLTAVDDLWEKFSEVLIDIKSHEDFVSDVEVYERERKEFSDRYYYAKSFLMDKAKGRSECTELNQSIHVNDHSNSGGFDHVRLPQIKLQSFNGNIDEWLGFRDLFISLIHNKQDLPEVEKFHYLKGCLQGEPKSLIDPLQITRANYIVAWDMLLKRYNNSKQLKKRQVQSLFKLPSLTKESVCELLQLLEGFERIVNTLDQVLEPTDYKDLLLVNYLVSLLDPITRRSWEEESASKEQDVLADLTGFLHRRVQVLESLPQRSNENRTIPSQVVTKPKLNVRAFHNNVNYSGNKCVVCKSQHPLHQCPRFLKLSVTDRDSVLKTNSLCRNCFRTSHMARECQSKFSCRNCGGRHHTLVCFKGKAGENPESSRSGETNGTSKSDQLRGESSFRVSNPASSTCLSSGVEQMANGRVLLATAVVLLEDELGNRYPARALLDSGSEGNFISERLSQRLTMSRKRVDVTILGIGQTSTRVKQKVQAVVRSRVNSYCKEMEFLVLPRVTVDLPTATVSTDEWSFPDGIELADPAFFESKVVDLVLGIESFFDFFETGKRISIGDQLPTLTESVFGWVVSGGLSQCTSARIACNVSSTESLETLVARFWACEELGSENLYSREERHCEEIFQKTVQRDSNGRYTVSLPRNEEVFPKLGDSQEIALRRLGATERRLARNAELRELYTKFMDEYIQLGHMEEVEEASDIKRCFLPHHPVEKEDSTTTKLRVVFDASCKTTTGVSLNDGLLTGPVIQDDLRAIILRCRMCQIMVVADVEKMFRQINITREDRPLQSILWRRSPSEPVKTFELKTVTYGTKPAPFLATRTLKQLALDEGERFPLASKVFSEDTYMDDVVSGAEDANAALELRVQLDKAARAGGFRLRKFASNCLEVLQGLPQESVAIKEASDGSDIDPSMKVLGLTWLPKSDVFMYHFNISEIPKSTVLTKRKVLSVIATLFDPLGLLGAAITTAKIFMQQLWTLRNNDDQRLDWDKPLPPTVGEDWLKYYEQLGTLNEIRIERCNIIPGAIHKEIHCFSDASEKAYGGCVYLKSINSDGEVKICLLSAKSRVAPLASQSIPRLELCGALLTAELFSFVKDSMKFDCPVYFWTDSTCVWRWLQAVPSTWTTYVANRVAKIQQLTEGFEWRHVPGVDNPSDLISRGIPPAEIGQNRLWWEGPCWLTLDKENWPELPTNHLAEIGDEERRRTTVTALATNNSEHESDFNRWYFSLYSDYTKMVRGTAYLLRLKKLLTSKRQAKFQAFLQSAEMEEAERALVKCVQKECFADELRVLSKGECVSRQSKLRWFNPKIFSDGLLRIGGRLSNSSESETAKHPVVLPARHNFTRLILEHFHRRLLHAGPQLLLATVRLKFWPLGGRSVARQIVQKCHTCFRARPTPIQQFMSELPASRVTVSRAFLRTGVDYFGPVYIRPAPRRPVVKAYVAVFVCMSTKAVHLELVSDLSTERFIQALRRFVGRRGRCSEIFSDNGTNFVGARNQMVELFRLLKCQTHRERMFKECGSEGIRWHFNPPGAPHFGGLWEAAVRSAKKHILRVIGENPVSTEDFATLLVQVEACLNSRPITPLSNDPNDLDPLTPGHFIIGESLQSMPDENYLKISDNRLNQVQLMQKNLQLIWKRWRREYLCQLQARTKRWKPSVSVDLGRLVIIKDENVSPCRWKMGRIVELHPGQDGVVRVVTLKTESGLKKRPVEKLCLLPMPDSNENSNQSSEVEMENN